The Perca fluviatilis chromosome 2, GENO_Pfluv_1.0, whole genome shotgun sequence genome includes a region encoding these proteins:
- the kcnj13 gene encoding inward rectifier potassium channel 13, producing the protein MTTKSNSSVLGGKASSSPLLSSPPRQRLVTKDGHCALRPPVCSSGSWRGALGRAWVLALQDLWGLLVGLRWRWVLLAFCASFLAHWLLFACLWYLLAHLNGDLAVQDHDAPPQGHVVCVKHITSFTAAFSFSLETQLTIGYGTMFPSGDCPSAIALLAVQMLLGLMLEAFITGAFVAKIARPQKRAGAIQFSPQAVVGQHQGQTCLMLRATNLLQRPLVDVKVSAVLYEEHEGQALHQTSLDFHLDHLGQQPCPFFIFPLTFYHPLDRQSPLYPALCEGTSNHFELVVFLSALQEGTGDSCQKRTSYLRQEIQFDRRFVPALGLDARGRYMVSTQHFDTAHSKEPLNKDCVVQINGDGSDRME; encoded by the exons ATGACAACCAAATCGAACAGCAGTGTTCTGGGTGGCAAggcttcctcctctcctctcttgtcctcCCCGCCCCGCCAACGCCTGGTCACCAAGGATGGACACTGTGCCCTCCGTCCACCGGTCTGCTCCTCGGGCTCATGGCGCGGGGCCCTGGGCAGAGCCTGggtgctggccctgcaggaccTGTGGGGACTGTTGGTGGGTCTGCGCTGGAGATGGGTCCTGCTGGCTTTCTGCGCCTCCTTCCTGGCCCACTGGCTGCTGTTTGCCTGCCTTTGGTACTTGCTGGCCCACCTCAACGGAGACCTGGCAGTGCAGGATCACGATGCCCCCCCACAGGGGCATGTGGTTTGTGTGAAGCACATAACCAGCTTCACAGCTGCCTTTTCCTTCTCCCTGGAGACACAGCTGACCATCGGCTACGGCACCATGTTCCCCAGTGGGGACTGTCCCAGTGCCATAGCCCTGCTTGCTGTGCAGATGTTGCTGGGGCTAATGCTGGAAGCATTCATCACAG GTGCATTTGTAGCCAAGATAGCGCGTCCCCAGAAGCGAGCAGGAGCCATCCAGTTCAGCCCCCAGGCGGTGGTGGGTCAACACCAGGGTCAGACGTGCCTCATGCTGCGAGCCACTAACCTGCTGCAGCGCCCACTGGTGGACGTAAAAGTGAGCGCTGTGCTCTACGAGGAGCATGAAGGACAGGCCCTCCACCAGACCTCTCTGGACTTCCACTTGGATCACCTAGGCCAGCAGCCCTGCCCCTTCTTCATCTTCCCACTCACCTTTTACCACCCCCTGGACCGCCAAAGCCCCCTGTATCCCGCCCTGTGTGAGGGCACGTCCAACCACTTTGAGTTGGTGGTCTTCCTGTCAGCCTTGCAGGAGGGAACTGGTGACTCCTGCCAGAAGAGGACCTCCTACCTGCGCCAAGAAATCCAGTTTGACCGTCGCTTTGTCCCCGCCTTGGGGCTGGATGCTCGGGGTAGATACATGGTGAGCACCCAGCACTTCGACACGGCCCATTCAAAGGAGCCTTTGAACAAGGACTGTGTGGTGCAGATCAACGGTGATGGCAGCGACAGGATGGAGTAA